The Juglans regia cultivar Chandler chromosome 2, Walnut 2.0, whole genome shotgun sequence genome includes a window with the following:
- the LOC108999285 gene encoding peroxidase 65-like, with translation MAFPLLFLLFLSIPFSESMLSLDYYKKKCPDFDRIVREAVTTKQIASPTTAAGTLRLFFHDCMVEGCDASVLISSNSFNKADRDADINLSLAGDAFDVIVRAKTALELACPGIVSCSDILAQATRDLITMVGGPFYPVRLGRKDGLVSNASRVEGHVPRTNMSMTHMIKMFADKGFTLKEMVALNGAHTIGFSHCKEFSDRIFNYSKKTPTDPAIYPKFADALRKTCANYTKDHTMSAFNDVMTPGKFDNMYFQNLQRGLGLLTSDHLLATDPRTKPIVDLYASDQTMFFQDFSHAMEKFSVYGVKTGPKGEVRHRCDAFNRPHKA, from the coding sequence atggcttttcctttacttttccttctcttcctctccattCCCTTCTCAGAATCCATGCTCTCTCTCgactactacaagaaaaaatgcCCCGACTTTGACAGAATCGTGCGCGAAGCAGTGACCACCAAGCAAATCGCGAGCCCCACCACCGCCGCCGGCACTCTTCGCCTCTTCTTCCATGACTGCATGGTTGAGGGATGCGACGCCTCCGTCCTAATCTCCTCCAATTCCTTCAACAAGGCCGATCGCGATGCCGACATCAACCTCTCCCTCGCAGGCGATGCCTTTGACGTTATTGTCCGGGCCAAGACTGCGCTCGAGCTCGCTTGCCCCGGCATTGTCTCTTGCTCCGACATCCTCGCTCAAGCCACCCGCGACCTTATCACAATGGTCGGCGGCCCATTCTACCCTGTCCGCCTCGGTCGAAAGGATGGCCTCGTTTCCAATGCTTCGCGTGTCGAAGGACACGTTCCGAGAACGAACATGTCCATGACCCATATGATCAAGATGTTCGCCGACAAAGGCTTTACATTAAAAGAAATGGTTGCCCTAAATGGAGCACACACCATTGGATTCTCTCATTGCAAAGAATTCAGCGACAGAATTTTCAATTACAGCAAAAAAACCCCAACGGACCCAGCAATCTATCCCAAGTTTGCCGACGCATTGAGGAAAACTTGTGCAAACTACACCAAAGACCACACAATGTCTGCTTTCAACGACGTAATGACGCCGGGAAAGTTCGACAACATGTACTTCCAGAATCTGCAGAGGGGACTGGGGCTGTTGACCTCGGACCATTTACTGGCGACGGACCCTAGGACAAAGCCTATCGTAGATTTGTACGCATCGGACCAGACAATGTTCTTCCAGGATTTTTCGCATGCAATGGAGAAGTTTAGTGTTTA